The Sebastes fasciatus isolate fSebFas1 chromosome 4, fSebFas1.pri, whole genome shotgun sequence genome window below encodes:
- the fanca gene encoding Fanconi anemia group A protein, with translation MSLSASCESVSQKRTLSSLLAGRVVKRPKQGDGRRLQEATMQLLEQQQDLCSLLREVQTPGPCNISHTQNEEQKQAESEGVSSAITGSLLVCELRCQALQLGVPVAVLSVKMVLERLMEISETEEVKEEEDKRRGLLNTSQRVQLCVLLESSKELLSQGAFCPKLLWQEYRRDQRLPKLEVVYHLHLHNILTLKYIIESDEGVRLWLVSQLKALCGWTPPAGEEETKHVQQKVLSTVVGVLVGSGFELSQEPAAADRRMSLLCCSVLDDMLFWLLDDVEKSPTLQCAGAGAELWIQIFDASLCGVSASVDTLQRFFTHSLTQTLTYKPRLTVSDAITLQNEWTFAKASRLLTSLFRKLAVIFSVEQLLRHLQQVLETHEVNWKHVLCFLSTLLVYNPSAQPSLRELLSRLLSSAFEGYDLENMITAFLLARQGALEGPAIFTSYSNWFKMSFGGGSGYHATSKKSLVFLLKFLSDLVPFEPPQYLKVHILQPPYVPVKHRSLLMEYVSLAKTRLADLKESVEDMGLYEDVSGAGGSSLQPQCQAVQDVEKAVSLFESTGRISATVMEASIFRRPYFLTRFLPALLTPRMLPVKADARMSFIEALKKADKIPAAQYSSYVESCQKQRQQDGNAACLDTNDDPLEVLKIQLQEFTELVVEGNDGEMSAQLSRISHTLSVIFPGCPDELLGQTVIRLHINTPLSPELHVKVVNMILKNFCQCMLDASRANPPNKQSQWASRFVRVLLGNTQFLSSLLHRLWDLFHNQGPSLSAAHLLGLAAFVVHLHASMSHAPLVQLVPPILPEPVPVGEALSSALVCSTHTNMLFCVRLSVAAVCYGICRGDSLPQQQQQDYILNSLYKKLLYLIPRLLPEARRTPITAGGSISEYQEDNPPDLWSRATATNITWRKTAWHLWRHPAFCQLEHTPQYQLSFSEWLANELRVQRSEDALSDPERQEYQQWACSELYLSRLEEQGGCGGDMKNLCSHLLNAIMDQQLSDQSLEKLHVDHRVSETGTCLPDLLSRLQELVYEIEVTDLSGSRGSRADVCDFLFDLVSQRCSSTVATASPSISTELSLQHTLNIWNRVLLALPAVLLIKVQSEGGRRILECNTLIEHINQHQRKVCSPVGLLSYRLTSHLLRGVLCASVRCGHAGQEVNKAWSQISLRCPLLLVSTVHWWERLSPVLLSLWHRLCDGEPLPEQLQLLTDCQTWACSLEKGLSSSPVPAAAALLLATSLHRAWRGRGCDDQGFSAALNILRPERGTQYRQVLVFLLSLCVNDYLSSLLYPQERSHQKATNVCTDLLFVLVDSADWLLIFKSNERGVYQSITMVTSDEFTRLMPWAFYSLLLQQSAELLRRAVCCPGFLHTAVLCYISLLQLFLEGHTLTPATEPSDSQMEPFQILSHTKQFLLRAISQTSPTALSASQLRQLESQCADLDSEVAAALSGHLDRRSLSPEMDFL, from the exons ATGTCCCTCAGTGCATCGTGTGAGTCTGTCTCTCAGAAGAGGACTCTGTCGAGCCTCCTCG CTGGTCGTGTGGTGAAGAGGCCGAAGCAGGGAGATGGTCGGAGGCTGCAGGAGGCCACGATGCAGctgttggagcagcagcaggacctCTGCAGTCTGCTCAGGGAGGTCCAG ACTCCAGGTCCGTGTAACATTTCCCACACTCAGAATGAAGAGCAGAAACAGGCAGAGTCTGAAGGCGTTTCATCTGCCATTACAGGTTCACTGCTGG TGTGTGAGCTGAGGTGCCAGGCCTTGCAGCTGGGTGTCCCGGTGGCGGTGCTGTCGGTGAAGATGGTGCTGGAGAGACTGATGGAGATCTCTGAAActgaggaggtgaaggaggaagaagacaagaggagagggCTTCTCAATACCTCTCAGCGA GTCCAGCTGTGTGTCCTGCTGGAGTCCAGCAAAGAGCTGCTGTCACAAGGAGCCTTCTGTCCTAAACTGCTCTGGCAAGAGTACAGAAGAGATCAg AGGCTACCCAAGCTGGAGGTGGTGTACCACCTTCACCTTCACAACATCCTCACTCTGAAGTACATCATAGAGAG CGATGAAGGAGTGAGGTTGTGGTTGGTGTCTCAGTTGAAGGCTCTGTGCGGTTGGACACCTCCAGCGGGAGAAGAGGAAACCAAACATGTTCAACAGAAAGTGTTGTCAA CTGTGGTTGGAGTCTTGGTGGGAAGTGGCTTTGAGCTGAGCCAGGAGCCAGCAGCCGCAGACAGGAGGATGTCCCTACTCTGCTGCTCGGTGCTGGACGACATGCTCTTCT GGCTGCTAGACGATGTGGAAAAGAGTCCGACGCTGCAGTGTGCTGGAGCAGGAGCTGAGCTATg GATTCAGATATTTGATGCTTCTTTGTGCGGAGTGTCAGCATCAGTGGATACTCTTCAGCGTTTCTTCACACACTCCCTCACTCAGACTCTCACTTACAAGCCTCGACTAACAG TGTCGGATGCCATCACTCTGCAGAATGAGTGGACCTTTGCAAAAGCCAGCCGGTTGTTGACCTCTCTTTTCCGTAAG CTGGCTGTGATCTTCAGTGTGGAGCAGCTGCTGCGTCACCTGCAGCAGGTTTTGGAAACCCACGAGGTCAACTGGAAACATGTCCTGTGCTTCCTCTCCACTCTGCTGGTTTACAACCCCAGTGCCCAGCCCAGTCTGAGAG AGCTGCTGTCCAGACTGCTGAGCTCTGCATTTGAAGGCTACGACCTAGAGAACATGATAACTGCCTTCCTCTTGGCCCGACAGGGTGCCCTGGAGGGACCCGCCATCTTCACTTCCTACAGCAACTGGTTCAAG ATGTCTTTCGGTGGAGGGAGTGGCTACCATGCGACCAGTAAGAAATCTCTGGTGTTTCTGCTGAAGTTCCTGTCTGACTTGGTGCCCTTTGAACCTCCACAGTACCTCAAG GTTCACATCCTGCAACCTCCGTATGTACCTGTGAAACACCGCAGCCTCCTGATGGAGTACGTCTCTCTGGCCAAGACCAGGCTGGCTGACCTCAAG gAGTCAGTGGAGGACATGGGTTTATATGAAGATGTTTCTGGTGCAGGTGGATCATCATTGCAG cctCAGTGCCAGGCTGTCCAGGATGTGGAGAAAGCAGTGTCTCTATTTGAGAGCACAGGAAGAATCTCTGCCACAGTCATGGAGGCcag TATTTTCCGGAGGCCGTATTTCCTCACACGATTCCTCCCTGCTCTGCTGACACCGCGGATG CTTCCTGTCAAAGCCGACGCTCGGATGAGTTTCATAGAAGCTTTGAAAAA GGCAGATAAGATCCCTGCTGCACAGTATTCATCTTATGTGGAGTCCTGCCAGAAACAGAGGCAGCAGGATG ggAACGCGGCGTGTTTGGACACTAATGATGATCCTCTGGAGGTCCTGAAGATCCAGCTGCAGGAGTTCACAGAGCTGGTTGTTGAGGGGAATGACGGAG AGATGTCGGCACAGCTGTCCAGGATCTCACACACTCTGAGTGTCATCTTTCCCGGCTGCCCCGATGAGCTGCTTGGACAGACAGTCATCAGACTTCACATTAACACCCCTCTGTCCCCTGAGCTCCATGTCAAA GTCGTCAACATGATCCTAAAAAACTTCTGCCAGTGCATGCTCGATGCTTCCAGAGCAAACCCTCCTAATAA ACAAAGCCAGTGGGCCTCCAGGTTTGTCCGTGTGCTGCTTGGTAACACACAGTTCCTCTCCAGCCTTTTACACAGACTCTGGGACCTATTTCATAACCAG GGGCCGTCGCTGAGTGCTGCCCACTTACTCGGCCTGGCGGCATTTGTGGTGCATCTCCACGCCTCCATGTCCCACGCTCCTCTGGTTCAGCTGGTCCCGCCCATTCTGCCTGAGCCGGTACCCGTGGGAGAAGCTCTTAGCTCGGCGCTggtctgcagcacacacactaacatgctcTTCTGTGTCAG GTTGAGTGTGGCAGCTGTGTGTTACGGGATCTGCAGAGGGGACTCACTGcctcagcaacaacaacaggacTACATCCTCAACAGCCTCTATAAGAAG ctTCTGTACCTCATCCCGAGACTGTTGCCTGAAGCCAGAAGAACTCCCATCACTGCTGGTGGTTCAATTAGTGAATATCAGGAGGATAACCCGCCCGACCTGTGGAGCAGGGCCACAGCCACCAACATCACCTGGAGGAAGACTGCTTGGCATCTGTGGAGGCACCCAGCGTTCTGTCAGCTAGAACACACACCACAGTATCAG TTATCGTTCTCAGAATGGCTGGCTAATGAGCTCAGAGTACAGAGAAGTGAAGACGCCCTGTCAGATCCAGAACG tcaggAGTACCAGCAGTGGGCCTGCTCGGAGCTCTACCTGTCTCGtctggaggagcagggaggcTGTGGAGGAGACATGAAGAACCTCTGCTCTCATCTGCTCAATGCCATCATGGACCAGCAGTTAAG CGATCAGAGCCTGGAAAAGCTACATGTAGATCACAGAGTGTCAGAAACAGGGACCTGTCTGCCAGACCTCCTGTCCCGGTTACAG gaGCTTGTCTATGAGATTGAAGTGACCGACCTCTCTGGCAGCCGTGGAAGCAGAGCTGATGTGTGCGACTTCCTGTTTGATCTGGTGTCTCAGAGATGCTCCTCCACAGTGGCCACAGCTTCACCGAGCATCAGCACTGAGCTCAGCCTGCAACACACTCTGAACATATGgaacag aGTACTGCTGGCTCTCCCAGCAGTGTTACTCATTAAAGTACAGtctgagggagggaggaggatccTGGAGTGTAACACACTGATAGAACATATCAACCAGCATCAG AGGAAGGTGTGTTCTCCAGTTGGCTTGCTGTCCTACCGTCTAACATCCCACCTCCTGAGA GGTGTGTTATGTGCCAGTGTACGTTGTGGACACGCGGGGCAAGAAGTCAACAAAGCCTGGTCTCAGATTAGTCTACGCTGTCCTCTGCTGCTGGTCTCCACAGTG caCTGGTGGGAGCGTCTATCTCCAGTGCTGTTGTCACTGTGGCATCGTCTGTGTGACGGAGAGCCTCTACCAGagcagctgcagctcctcactgACTGTCAGACCTGGGCCTGCAG TTTGGAGAAGGGGCTGTCGTCGTCACCAGTgcctgcagctgcagctctgctgctggCCACCAGCCTGCATCGTGCCTGGCGAGGCCGCGGGTGTGACGACCAGGGCTTCAGTGCTGCCCTGAACATCCTGCGACCAGAGAGGGGCACACAGTACCGTCAG GTGCTAGTTTTTCTGCTTTCCCTGTGTGTAAACGACTATCTGTCATCACTCCTGTATCCTCag GAGAGGAGCCATCAGAAAGCTACAAATGTATGCACCGACCTTCTGTTTGTATTAGTGGACTCTGCTGACTGGCTGCTCATCTTTAAATCAAACG AACGAGGTGTATACCAGTCGATCACCATGGTGACATCAGATGAGTTTACCCGACTGATGCCTTGGGCCTTCTACAG